The following proteins are encoded in a genomic region of Alosa alosa isolate M-15738 ecotype Scorff River chromosome 10, AALO_Geno_1.1, whole genome shotgun sequence:
- the LOC125301429 gene encoding ly6/PLAUR domain-containing protein 1-like isoform X1 — MRSFVLLACLCGCVLSSGVPVCERCVCVSVWPIQMQCYHCEESLLDNDCSSPKFIVNCTANIQNSCQKEVIHSQDGVVTYRKQCASYSTCLITSAGYQSFCSPGRRGSICITCCNTPLCNGPRPPRYNPAPRHGPPAPSVLLPLAAAMAALPPLFLL, encoded by the exons ATGCGATCGTTTGTTCTCCTCGCCTGTTTGTGTGGATGCGTCTTGAGCTCAG GCGTCCCAGTGTGtgagcgttgtgtgtgtgtctcagtctgGCCAATACAGATGCAATGCTACCATTGTGAGGAGAGTCTGCTGGACAACGACTGCTCCTCACCAAAGTTCATCGTCAACTGCACGGCCAACATCCAAAATTCCTGTCAGAAGGAGGTGATCCACAGCCAGGATG GAGTGGTCACCTACCGTAAGCAGTGTGCGTCCTACAGCACGTGTCTGATCACCTCTGCTGGGTATCAGTCCTTCTGCAGCCCGGGGCGCCGGGGTTCCATCTGCATCACCTGCTGCAACACGCCGCTGTGTAATGGCCCGCGGCCCCCCCGCTACAACCCCGCACCACGCCACGGGCCGCCCGCTCCCAGCGTCCTGCTGCCGCTGGCCGCCGCCATGGCCGCACTGCCCCCCCTCTTCCTACTGTGA
- the LOC125301428 gene encoding N-alpha-acetyltransferase 80-like: MRETTMSDRELRVVPLHQRWELVDACAELLNAQWTRSHGARVHSLRQSCPAFPVCLLLLRRHPLDVGTPDALLGHARLSRVLGSRSLFVESVVVSQAERGKGFGRALMEEVEAFARTKGYTRLCLTTHDQQYFYAHLGYVLSTPVQNVGNLGNIMPTELLHKFCRVPQHQEAEEGHSKSPFRRADPPNLPPLAPPPGSVPPPPPPPPPPSIPPPPPPSIPPPPPPPPPPPPGLPPPSLSALTSTPATPPPPPPPPPHTSHKTSTSPPGAQTLDVTPYRDAKGMGIFWMHKDI; the protein is encoded by the exons ATGAGAGAGACTACCAT GAGTGATAGGGAGCTGCGTGTGGTCCCACTGCACCAGCGCTGGGAGCTGGTGGACGCGTGCGCGGAGCTCCTGAACGCCCAGTGGACCAGGAGCCACGGAGCCCGTGTCCACTCCCTGCGCCAGTCCTGCCCGGCCTTCCCCGTGTGCCTGCTGCTTCTGCGCCGCCATCCTCTGGATGTGGGCACACCGGACGCCCTGTTGGGCCACGCCCGGCTCTCCCGGGTCCTGGGCTCTCGGAGCCTCTTTGTGGAGTCGGTGGTGGTATCGCAGgcggagagagggaaggggttTGGGAGGGCActgatggaggaggtggaggcgtTCGCGCGCACAAAGGGGTACACACGGCTGTGTCTGACCACACACGATCAGCAGTACTTCTACGCGCACCTGGGCTACGTGTTGTCAACGCCCGTGCAGAACGTGGGCAACCTGGGCAACATCATGCCCACGGAGCTCCTGCACAAGTTTTGCCGGGTGCCGCAGCACCAGGAGGCGGAGGAGGGACATTCCAAATCGCCCTTTAGGAGAGCAGATCCTCCCAACCTCCCTCCTCTAGCCCCTCCACCAGGCtctgtccctcctcctcctcctccaccacctcccccctctatacctcctcctccccctccttctattcccccaccacctcctcctcctcctcctcctcctcctggtctTCCACCACCTTCTCTTTCTGCTCTCACTTCTACCCCTGcaacccccccacctcctccaccaccaccacctcacacTTCCCACAAGACCTCCACATCACCTCCTGGGGCTCAGACGCTCGATGTGACGCCGTACCGAGACGCCAAAGGCATGGGCATCTTCTGGATGCACAAAGACATCTGA
- the LOC125301429 gene encoding ly6/PLAUR domain-containing protein 1-like isoform X2, translating to MRSFVLLACLCGCVLSSVWPIQMQCYHCEESLLDNDCSSPKFIVNCTANIQNSCQKEVIHSQDGVVTYRKQCASYSTCLITSAGYQSFCSPGRRGSICITCCNTPLCNGPRPPRYNPAPRHGPPAPSVLLPLAAAMAALPPLFLL from the exons ATGCGATCGTTTGTTCTCCTCGCCTGTTTGTGTGGATGCGTCTTGAGCTCAG tctgGCCAATACAGATGCAATGCTACCATTGTGAGGAGAGTCTGCTGGACAACGACTGCTCCTCACCAAAGTTCATCGTCAACTGCACGGCCAACATCCAAAATTCCTGTCAGAAGGAGGTGATCCACAGCCAGGATG GAGTGGTCACCTACCGTAAGCAGTGTGCGTCCTACAGCACGTGTCTGATCACCTCTGCTGGGTATCAGTCCTTCTGCAGCCCGGGGCGCCGGGGTTCCATCTGCATCACCTGCTGCAACACGCCGCTGTGTAATGGCCCGCGGCCCCCCCGCTACAACCCCGCACCACGCCACGGGCCGCCCGCTCCCAGCGTCCTGCTGCCGCTGGCCGCCGCCATGGCCGCACTGCCCCCCCTCTTCCTACTGTGA